A genome region from Ottowia testudinis includes the following:
- a CDS encoding SEC-C metal-binding domain-containing protein, translating to MTNTTLPTLDPAQEVRIAAVHRGFLYQHLYAAACLLNAPPLVANVVVVERDEDIEIVTSTARLYIQVKTRLHPIMPSDIAQALERFERLRTEHIEGRRTGISGFLVVSNQPPGPALAERIATGALGDVQVVYPGQTATGLFAALPPAWHTIDEGVQWCTSRAGTLPFPTLAPDSLVWKLAGRVLAAAAGNAPHADHTFLIKQLPALFEQLVVQLQQFPAPPLPYRPQAEEPAIETGERVRVIAGFSGAGKTAWAAQAACHSTHSCAYYDCTETPSEALASSLVRELAAKLAGASDPVRREILLPGATGLESLTALDNYLHRQGMAPIVVLDNANRIDAQSLRRVVECTSSLRFVLLCQPLGSLRELEATLGLTRESLLGWGLDELASACTAAGAFGSAATLGRLQALTHGMPLFVESAARIAAREHAGDLEQLCNALEQQTNTAETAQEVILEKVFNALPRQSRDAVAVLSLCDVVLESREVTELLRAAIGLTDPAIASILRALRQAGVAEIYGDSRVKIHDAIRILGGRHLLAAHEKVAAQAKSALKAVLLKTLLETRDTSRFSLYTRMLVETREIKVLVELIGEEMFHELGLAPHIWHGLEQVLQDPSVEPSDRFWALDGLVFSDMKHGRTDRLQDRFDEMERLLAEHDLGDDECLSFIMKRMNFEADQGDQYAVDKSIDAMRAMLPDKPKHHRVFRYNAACALFRLTRLDRAEREARQVVAENYEVLGITPEQVIGLKQHELSALVHRPDIDYHDLKHTADALELLAMVTKALGRTEMFARIHAMKFYSLVDAVDSLVRVGQDAADDFVYMHDFEGAREILEQHVLPTAIRANMLDRIVSVRSQYAVVLAYCGDVDAAEREMARLEPYAPGFTAQQATEIAAQKALIARQRVQPLVSRQQALAMRRILASQAASQSKPSRHATGKKVGRNEPCPCGSGLKYKHCHG from the coding sequence ATGACAAACACGACGCTGCCTACTCTGGATCCCGCGCAAGAAGTGAGGATCGCGGCCGTTCACCGTGGTTTCCTCTACCAGCACCTTTACGCTGCGGCTTGTTTGTTGAATGCACCACCGTTAGTTGCCAACGTCGTGGTGGTCGAGCGGGATGAGGACATTGAGATCGTCACATCCACGGCGCGGCTCTACATCCAGGTGAAAACACGCCTGCATCCCATCATGCCGAGCGACATCGCTCAGGCATTGGAACGCTTTGAGCGCTTGCGCACCGAGCATATAGAGGGGAGGCGGACGGGAATTTCCGGCTTCCTCGTCGTCAGCAACCAGCCTCCCGGCCCTGCATTGGCCGAGAGGATTGCGACCGGCGCGTTGGGCGACGTCCAAGTCGTGTACCCGGGCCAAACCGCCACTGGCCTGTTTGCGGCATTGCCCCCGGCCTGGCACACGATCGACGAGGGCGTCCAATGGTGCACCTCTCGCGCCGGAACATTGCCTTTCCCTACCCTGGCTCCGGACTCCTTGGTGTGGAAGCTCGCGGGCCGGGTATTGGCTGCGGCGGCCGGCAACGCACCCCACGCCGATCACACCTTCCTCATCAAGCAGCTTCCCGCGCTTTTTGAGCAGCTGGTGGTTCAACTCCAGCAATTCCCGGCACCACCGCTCCCTTACCGCCCCCAGGCTGAGGAACCGGCAATTGAGACGGGCGAACGAGTGAGAGTCATCGCCGGCTTCTCAGGAGCCGGGAAGACGGCGTGGGCAGCGCAAGCCGCTTGCCACAGCACACACAGTTGTGCCTACTACGACTGCACCGAGACACCCAGTGAGGCTCTCGCGTCTTCACTGGTCCGCGAACTGGCGGCCAAGCTTGCCGGCGCGAGTGATCCCGTGCGCCGCGAAATCCTGCTTCCGGGAGCCACCGGCCTGGAATCCCTCACGGCTTTGGACAACTACCTGCATCGTCAGGGCATGGCACCGATCGTGGTCTTGGACAACGCCAATCGTATCGACGCCCAGAGCTTGCGGCGAGTCGTCGAATGCACGTCTTCCTTGCGCTTCGTCCTTCTCTGTCAGCCGCTTGGTTCGCTGCGCGAACTCGAAGCCACGCTGGGGTTGACGCGAGAGAGTCTCTTGGGCTGGGGCTTGGACGAGCTGGCCAGTGCCTGCACCGCTGCTGGCGCTTTCGGCAGTGCCGCCACGTTGGGGCGATTGCAGGCGTTGACGCACGGCATGCCGCTGTTTGTCGAGAGCGCGGCGCGCATCGCGGCGCGCGAACACGCCGGCGACCTGGAGCAGCTGTGCAATGCCCTGGAGCAGCAGACCAACACGGCGGAAACGGCACAGGAGGTCATTCTCGAGAAGGTCTTCAATGCACTGCCGCGGCAGTCAAGGGATGCGGTCGCGGTGTTGAGCCTCTGTGACGTGGTTCTTGAGTCTCGTGAGGTGACCGAGCTCCTCCGCGCTGCCATCGGGCTGACTGACCCGGCCATCGCCTCGATCCTTCGCGCCCTGCGTCAGGCTGGCGTCGCAGAAATCTATGGCGACAGTCGCGTCAAGATCCACGATGCTATCCGCATCCTCGGAGGGCGGCACCTATTGGCCGCGCATGAGAAAGTGGCCGCGCAGGCGAAATCAGCGCTGAAAGCGGTGCTGCTGAAGACGCTGCTGGAGACCCGGGACACTTCGCGGTTCTCCCTGTACACCCGGATGCTGGTGGAGACTCGAGAGATCAAGGTCCTAGTGGAACTGATCGGCGAAGAGATGTTTCACGAACTCGGCCTCGCGCCGCACATTTGGCATGGGCTGGAACAGGTGCTCCAGGATCCGAGCGTCGAGCCGAGCGACCGTTTTTGGGCGCTTGACGGGCTGGTTTTCTCTGACATGAAGCACGGGCGTACCGATCGACTGCAAGACCGCTTCGATGAAATGGAACGGCTCTTGGCTGAGCATGATCTGGGCGATGACGAATGCCTGTCCTTCATCATGAAGCGCATGAATTTCGAGGCCGATCAAGGGGACCAGTATGCGGTCGACAAAAGCATCGACGCCATGCGCGCCATGTTGCCGGACAAGCCGAAGCATCACCGCGTCTTTCGCTACAACGCTGCCTGCGCGCTGTTCCGACTCACGAGGCTCGATAGGGCAGAGCGCGAAGCCCGTCAAGTAGTCGCGGAGAACTACGAGGTGCTGGGGATCACTCCCGAACAGGTGATCGGATTGAAGCAACATGAGTTGTCCGCACTTGTCCACCGGCCCGACATTGACTATCACGATCTGAAGCACACGGCCGACGCGTTGGAGCTCCTGGCCATGGTGACAAAGGCGCTCGGCAGGACAGAGATGTTCGCGCGCATCCATGCGATGAAGTTCTATAGTCTCGTCGACGCCGTGGACTCGCTCGTCCGCGTCGGACAGGACGCTGCTGACGACTTCGTCTACATGCATGACTTTGAAGGCGCCCGTGAGATTCTTGAGCAGCATGTCCTTCCGACAGCCATAAGAGCCAACATGCTCGATCGGATTGTTAGTGTACGAAGCCAGTACGCGGTCGTGCTTGCTTACTGCGGGGATGTCGATGCAGCGGAGCGAGAGATGGCGCGCCTCGAACCCTATGCGCCAGGATTCACGGCGCAACAGGCGACAGAAATCGCGGCACAGAAGGCCTTGATCGCCCGGCAGCGCGTCCAGCCGCTGGTATCGCGGCAGCAAGCCCTGGCAATGCGGAGGATCCTTGCTTCGCAAGCCGCTTCACAGTCAAAGCCCTCACGACACGCGACCGGAAAAAAGGTAGGCCGCAACGAACCTTGTCCATGCGGCTCTGGCCTCAAGTACAAACACTGTCACGGTTGA
- a CDS encoding heavy metal sensor histidine kinase, with translation MSHTAAIRRRASLTTRLTLLFALVASLALALLGGVTLLALDEHFEAQDRGILHSHLQQARSLLLRVDNAEALQALPGELERAFGSHSDLVVRVQEASGQALFMQAPEAHIPADLLANPAQTHPAPLLTWREGDHMWRGSAMLMPLPVDGAVPVTVAMALDIHHHEAFVTSFRRALIGYVLLAALGSALLGAWAVRSGLKPLAVMRAQAGRIGAGQLDARMPVDEGPVELAEMASALNAMLARLQESFERLRAYSSDIAHELRTPLSNLMTQTQVTLSQPRSTADYRETLASNAEELERLSRTVSDMLFLAKSDHGLLLPSPERVELRTEVQALFEFYEALALEADVSLTQKGAATVMGDRLMLRRAIGNLLSNALQHTPIGGKLEVNISTKDDCACVTVFNEGTPISTDALPHLFDRFYRAQADRSHVRNSGEGAGLGLAITQAIVQAHAGDVSVTPRATGNAFAIRIPRVGGHLAGDRAPAEGSKLPR, from the coding sequence ATGAGCCACACCGCGGCAATACGCCGGCGCGCTTCGCTGACCACGCGGTTGACGCTGCTCTTCGCGCTGGTGGCCAGCCTGGCACTGGCGCTGCTGGGCGGGGTGACACTGCTGGCGCTCGATGAGCATTTCGAGGCACAGGATCGCGGCATCCTGCACAGCCACCTGCAGCAGGCGCGCAGTCTGCTGTTGCGCGTTGACAACGCCGAGGCGCTGCAAGCGCTGCCGGGCGAGCTGGAACGCGCCTTCGGCAGCCACAGCGACCTGGTTGTCCGGGTGCAAGAAGCGTCAGGGCAAGCTTTGTTCATGCAGGCGCCCGAGGCGCACATCCCGGCCGACCTCCTGGCCAACCCGGCCCAAACGCACCCTGCGCCATTGCTCACCTGGCGCGAGGGCGATCACATGTGGCGCGGCAGCGCCATGCTGATGCCGCTGCCGGTGGACGGGGCGGTGCCCGTGACTGTGGCGATGGCGCTCGACATCCATCACCATGAGGCCTTCGTCACCAGTTTTCGCCGTGCGCTGATTGGCTATGTGCTCCTCGCAGCGCTGGGCAGTGCCCTTCTGGGGGCATGGGCGGTGCGCAGCGGGTTGAAACCGCTCGCGGTGATGCGCGCACAGGCTGGACGCATCGGTGCCGGGCAACTCGACGCGCGCATGCCCGTCGACGAAGGCCCTGTGGAGTTGGCGGAGATGGCCAGCGCACTCAACGCGATGCTGGCGCGGCTGCAGGAATCGTTCGAGCGTCTGCGCGCCTATTCCAGCGACATCGCGCACGAGTTGCGCACGCCGTTGTCGAATCTCATGACGCAGACCCAGGTGACGCTGAGCCAGCCGAGATCGACAGCCGATTACCGGGAAACGCTGGCATCCAACGCCGAGGAACTGGAACGTCTCAGCCGCACCGTGAGCGACATGTTGTTTCTGGCCAAGAGCGACCATGGCTTGTTGCTGCCGTCACCCGAGCGGGTCGAGTTGCGCACCGAGGTCCAGGCGCTATTCGAGTTCTATGAGGCTCTGGCGCTGGAAGCCGATGTGAGCCTGACCCAAAAAGGCGCCGCGACCGTGATGGGCGACCGGTTGATGCTTCGCCGGGCCATCGGCAACCTGTTGTCCAACGCTCTTCAGCACACGCCCATCGGCGGCAAGCTTGAAGTCAACATAAGCACGAAAGACGACTGCGCCTGTGTGACCGTGTTCAACGAGGGGACTCCCATCAGCACGGATGCTTTGCCCCATCTTTTCGATCGCTTCTATCGGGCGCAGGCAGACCGCAGCCATGTGCGCAACAGCGGTGAGGGCGCGGGTCTGGGCTTGGCCATCACGCAGGCGATCGTCCAGGCACATGCTGGCGATGTATCTGTCACGCCGCGCGCCACAGGCAATGCCTTTGCGATACGAATTCCGCGCGTTGGTGGCCACTTGGCTGGCGATCGCGCTCCGGCAGAGGGCAGCAAGCTTCCTCGATGA
- a CDS encoding heavy metal response regulator transcription factor — MKLLIVEDEVKTGDYLRQGLQEAGYSVLLARNGPDGLHLALTEAPDLIVLDVMLPGLDGWQVLGALRQAGREIPVLFLTARDQVEDRVKGLELGADDYLVKPFAFAELLARVRTLLRRGRTAAGPGAAEPTTLEAADLSLDLMRRRAMRAGQRIDLTAKEFALLELLLRRRGEVLPRSLIASQVWDMNFDSDTNVVEVAVRRLRAKVDDPFEPKLIQTVRGMGYVLDETPRQP; from the coding sequence ATGAAACTGCTGATCGTCGAAGACGAGGTCAAGACCGGCGACTACCTGCGCCAGGGCCTGCAGGAAGCGGGCTACAGCGTCCTGCTGGCGCGCAATGGCCCGGATGGCCTGCACCTGGCGCTGACCGAGGCGCCGGACCTGATCGTGCTCGATGTCATGCTGCCGGGCCTGGACGGCTGGCAGGTGCTGGGCGCATTGCGTCAGGCTGGGCGCGAGATTCCCGTGCTGTTCCTGACGGCGCGCGATCAGGTCGAAGACCGCGTCAAGGGCCTGGAGCTGGGCGCCGACGACTACCTGGTCAAACCCTTTGCCTTCGCGGAACTTCTGGCGCGCGTGCGCACCCTGTTGCGGCGTGGCCGTACGGCGGCCGGCCCCGGCGCCGCCGAACCGACCACGCTGGAAGCGGCCGATCTCTCGCTCGACCTGATGCGCCGCCGCGCCATGCGCGCCGGCCAGCGCATCGATCTGACGGCCAAGGAGTTCGCCCTGCTGGAGCTGCTCTTGCGCCGCCGCGGTGAGGTGCTGCCACGCTCGCTGATCGCCTCGCAGGTATGGGACATGAACTTCGACAGCGACACCAACGTCGTCGAGGTCGCCGTACGCCGTCTGCGCGCCAAGGTGGATGACCCGTTCGAGCCCAAGCTGATCCAGACCGTGCGGGGCATGGGCTACGTGCTGGATGAGACGCCGCGCCAGCCATGA
- a CDS encoding copper resistance system multicopper oxidase: MLIPSLLPAAGLLPRRRFLQAMTALGSTAALPAWAQALPAARTGTPPELRGPHFELTMDYTSVDFDGRRGIATTLNGSLPGPTLRMREGETVTIRVTNRLRETASIHWHGVILPFQMDGVPGISFAGIAPGETFTYRFTLEQSGTYWYHSHSGMQELTGIYGALIVEPRGGETIRAARDQVVLLSDWTGDDPMRALAKLKAEAHVYNQNNPTLVKLLRDARQHGMKAALAERDMWNAMRMSPTDLADLSSRVLSYLINGQASGANWTALFKPGERVRLRCINGAGNTFYDLRIPGLKLTVVQQDGQNVEPVTVDEFRIGPGQTCDVVVQPREDAYTLFAQSMDRTGAAIGTLAVREGLKAPVPVLDAVQWLSMADMMGGMDHGAHGGEGDASAAMMNHGSMDHSSMGHGAMNHGLADGNRPARASAQVRHARTEWGPGSDMRVDMPRANLDDPGVGLRNNGRRVLTLADLHTIGGPMDPRGAEREIELHLTGNMERYTWSIDGQRFADSKPVHFKYGERLRVILHNDTMMTHPMHLHGMWQELESPEGKFLARLHTIPVQPAQRLSFLVTADALGRWVWHCHLMFHMDLGMFREVVVS, translated from the coding sequence ATGCTGATTCCTTCACTTCTGCCGGCCGCAGGCTTGCTGCCACGTCGACGCTTCCTGCAAGCCATGACGGCCTTGGGCTCCACTGCGGCGCTCCCCGCCTGGGCTCAGGCCTTGCCCGCCGCGCGCACCGGAACGCCACCAGAGTTGCGCGGACCGCACTTCGAGCTGACCATGGACTACACGTCGGTCGATTTCGACGGCCGCCGCGGCATCGCCACCACCCTCAACGGCAGCTTGCCCGGCCCCACGCTGCGCATGCGCGAGGGCGAAACAGTCACGATCCGCGTCACCAACCGTCTGCGCGAGACGGCCTCCATCCACTGGCATGGCGTCATCCTGCCGTTCCAAATGGACGGCGTGCCCGGCATCAGCTTTGCCGGAATCGCGCCGGGCGAGACCTTCACCTACCGTTTCACGCTGGAGCAGAGTGGCACCTACTGGTATCACTCGCACTCCGGCATGCAGGAGCTGACCGGCATTTACGGCGCGCTCATTGTTGAGCCGCGCGGCGGCGAGACGATCCGCGCCGCGCGCGATCAGGTGGTGCTGCTGTCGGACTGGACCGGCGACGACCCGATGCGCGCCCTGGCCAAGCTCAAGGCCGAGGCGCATGTGTACAACCAGAACAACCCGACGCTGGTGAAGCTGCTGCGCGATGCGCGCCAGCATGGCATGAAGGCTGCGCTGGCCGAACGCGACATGTGGAACGCCATGCGCATGAGCCCGACCGACCTCGCCGACCTGTCCTCGCGCGTGCTCTCCTACTTGATCAATGGCCAGGCGTCGGGTGCCAACTGGACTGCCTTGTTCAAGCCGGGCGAACGCGTGCGCCTGCGCTGCATCAACGGTGCGGGAAACACCTTCTATGACTTGCGTATCCCGGGCCTCAAGCTCACCGTGGTGCAGCAGGACGGCCAGAACGTCGAGCCGGTGACCGTGGATGAATTCCGCATCGGACCAGGTCAGACCTGTGACGTGGTCGTGCAACCCCGGGAAGATGCCTACACCTTGTTCGCGCAATCGATGGACCGCACCGGCGCGGCCATCGGGACGCTGGCGGTGCGTGAGGGCCTGAAGGCGCCGGTGCCCGTGCTGGATGCGGTGCAATGGCTGAGCATGGCCGACATGATGGGTGGCATGGACCATGGCGCGCACGGTGGTGAAGGCGACGCCAGTGCAGCGATGATGAACCACGGGTCGATGGATCACTCGTCCATGGGACACGGGGCCATGAACCACGGCCTCGCAGACGGCAACCGGCCGGCGCGCGCCAGTGCCCAGGTGCGCCACGCCCGCACGGAATGGGGTCCAGGCAGCGACATGCGCGTCGACATGCCGCGCGCCAACCTCGACGATCCGGGCGTGGGTCTGCGCAACAACGGCCGCCGCGTACTCACGCTGGCAGACCTGCACACCATCGGTGGTCCGATGGACCCACGCGGCGCCGAGCGCGAGATCGAGCTGCACCTGACCGGCAACATGGAGCGCTACACCTGGTCGATCGACGGTCAACGCTTTGCCGACAGCAAGCCTGTCCATTTCAAGTATGGCGAGCGCCTGCGCGTCATTCTGCACAACGACACCATGATGACGCACCCTATGCACCTGCATGGCATGTGGCAAGAACTTGAATCGCCCGAGGGGAAATTCTTGGCCCGGCTGCACACCATCCCCGTGCAGCCGGCGCAGCGCCTGAGCTTTCTCGTTACGGCCGATGCGCTGGGACGCTGGGTCTGGCACTGCCACCTGATGTTCCACATGGACCTGGGCATGTTCCGGGAGGTGGTGGTGTCATGA
- a CDS encoding copper resistance protein B translates to MNKFELNPPSVGGIRPLHAFALLALAFGSSVAAAQGMTHDHGATHGATPAAPTPSPATPPAAGAHDHGATHRAPPAAAAASPSPQAPDAPVPQAAMDHGDMQGGSPPADARDPDAYANGHERGTGEHVPPGVTKLHLGDEHSFASFKLNRLERVFPRRGGNHTAYEGQLKFGGDFNHAVLKAEGEVAGGKLHESRTELLWGHAIAAYWDSQLGLRHDGGEGPSRTWLAFGVEGTAPYWIHTRVTAYLGQSGRTALRLEAEYDAYLTQKLVLQPKTEWHFYSKNDPEQGIGKGLSSASLGLRLRYEFTPQISPYIGVEWQRSFGRTADFMRDAGGRASQTRWVAGLSFWF, encoded by the coding sequence ATGAATAAGTTCGAGTTGAATCCACCGTCCGTTGGCGGGATCAGGCCGCTTCACGCTTTCGCACTGCTAGCGTTGGCGTTCGGATCTTCCGTCGCCGCTGCGCAAGGCATGACGCACGACCATGGGGCGACGCACGGTGCAACACCGGCAGCGCCTACGCCTTCGCCTGCAACACCACCTGCGGCAGGCGCACATGACCATGGTGCCACGCACAGAGCGCCGCCTGCCGCCGCCGCGGCATCTCCATCACCACAAGCGCCAGACGCTCCCGTTCCACAAGCCGCAATGGACCATGGTGACATGCAAGGTGGAAGCCCACCTGCGGACGCACGCGATCCGGACGCCTACGCCAATGGCCATGAACGCGGCACTGGCGAGCATGTGCCGCCGGGCGTGACCAAGCTGCACCTGGGTGATGAACACAGCTTTGCCTCGTTCAAGCTGAATCGGCTGGAACGCGTGTTTCCCCGTCGCGGTGGCAACCACACCGCCTATGAAGGCCAGTTGAAATTCGGCGGTGACTTCAACCACGCCGTGCTGAAGGCCGAGGGCGAGGTCGCTGGCGGCAAGTTGCATGAATCACGTACCGAACTGCTGTGGGGCCACGCCATCGCGGCCTACTGGGACTCGCAACTCGGCTTGCGCCACGACGGCGGCGAAGGACCCAGCCGCACCTGGCTGGCGTTTGGCGTCGAAGGCACGGCGCCGTACTGGATTCATACCCGCGTCACCGCCTACCTGGGCCAAAGTGGCCGTACCGCTTTGCGGCTGGAGGCCGAGTACGACGCGTACCTGACCCAGAAGCTGGTGCTGCAACCCAAGACCGAATGGCATTTCTACAGCAAGAACGACCCTGAGCAAGGCATTGGCAAAGGCCTGTCCAGCGCCAGTCTCGGCCTGCGCCTGCGCTACGAGTTCACGCCGCAGATCTCGCCCTACATCGGTGTGGAGTGGCAGCGCAGCTTTGGCCGCACGGCTGATTTCATGCGCGACGCGGGTGGTCGCGCCTCGCAGACCCGCTGGGTGGCGGGCCTGAGTTTCTGGTTCTGA
- a CDS encoding cupredoxin domain-containing protein encodes MTKSLMTVLLAMAMPLMAQAAGSHDHSHGPAVNSAVGQPGDAAKVTRTIEVLLNDDMRFKPETIEVKQGETVRFFVKNQGAVQHEMVLGTLAELKEHAEMMRKMPDMKHSDPNAVNLQPGQRGGMVWQFTQTGTVDFACTVPGHMEAGMVGKVIVSP; translated from the coding sequence ATGACCAAATCCCTGATGACCGTTCTGCTCGCCATGGCAATGCCCTTGATGGCGCAGGCAGCCGGCTCTCATGACCACAGCCACGGCCCAGCCGTGAACAGCGCCGTTGGCCAACCTGGCGATGCCGCCAAAGTCACGCGCACCATCGAGGTGCTGCTGAATGACGACATGCGATTCAAGCCCGAAACCATAGAGGTGAAACAGGGCGAGACCGTCCGGTTCTTCGTCAAGAACCAGGGCGCCGTTCAGCACGAAATGGTGCTCGGCACGCTCGCCGAACTGAAAGAGCATGCCGAGATGATGCGCAAGATGCCCGACATGAAGCACAGTGACCCGAACGCGGTCAACTTGCAGCCAGGCCAGCGCGGCGGCATGGTATGGCAATTCACCCAAACCGGCACAGTGGATTTCGCATGCACCGTACCCGGCCACATGGAAGCTGGCATGGTCGGCAAGGTCATCGTCTCGCCGTGA
- a CDS encoding DUF411 domain-containing protein: protein MTTTLTLSRRAALHWAVASAGAVMAPALMAQTKAALTTGMEIWKDASCGCCGDWIKHMEANGFKVDAIHDTGNNAARARLGLAAKYGSCHTALIGSYVVEGHVPAADVKRLLREKPQALGIAVPGMPIGSPGMDGPVYGGRRDKYDTLLVKRDGTSHVFQSHS from the coding sequence ATGACCACGACCCTGACGCTCTCGCGACGCGCCGCACTGCACTGGGCAGTTGCAAGCGCTGGCGCCGTGATGGCGCCGGCGCTGATGGCGCAGACCAAAGCAGCACTGACCACCGGCATGGAAATCTGGAAAGACGCCAGTTGCGGTTGCTGCGGCGACTGGATCAAGCACATGGAGGCCAACGGCTTCAAGGTCGATGCCATCCACGACACCGGCAACAACGCCGCGCGGGCGCGCCTGGGACTGGCGGCCAAGTACGGCTCATGCCACACGGCGCTGATCGGTAGCTATGTGGTGGAAGGACATGTCCCCGCGGCCGATGTGAAGCGCCTGTTGCGGGAGAAACCCCAGGCCCTGGGCATTGCCGTTCCCGGCATGCCGATCGGCTCGCCTGGCATGGATGGGCCCGTCTACGGAGGTCGCCGTGACAAGTACGACACGCTGCTGGTGAAGCGCGATGGCACGAGTCACGTGTTTCAGAGCCACAGTTGA
- a CDS encoding c-type cytochrome, with amino-acid sequence MTLLSLLLIATLLLWQRQRPVDRAAPLLRPGDDTLVIRGAAIYSRHCASCHGASGEGQPNWRQRGPDGLLPAPPHDSSGHTWHHPDAQLFAITKLGLPRVINQPNYQTAMPVYEGVLSDDDIIAVLSWIKAQWPPEVRAHQDQINAQAAPATR; translated from the coding sequence GTGACACTGTTGAGCCTGCTGCTGATCGCAACGCTGCTCCTGTGGCAACGGCAGCGGCCCGTGGATCGCGCAGCGCCATTGCTTCGACCCGGCGACGATACGCTGGTGATCAGAGGGGCGGCGATCTACTCGCGGCACTGTGCCAGTTGCCATGGTGCAAGCGGTGAAGGTCAACCAAACTGGCGTCAACGTGGGCCCGACGGCTTGCTTCCAGCCCCGCCACATGACTCCAGCGGCCACACTTGGCACCACCCCGACGCGCAGTTGTTTGCCATCACCAAGCTGGGGCTGCCGCGCGTCATCAACCAGCCGAACTACCAGACTGCCATGCCCGTTTACGAAGGCGTTCTGAGCGATGACGACATCATCGCCGTGCTGTCGTGGATCAAGGCGCAGTGGCCGCCTGAAGTGCGTGCGCACCAGGACCAGATCAACGCGCAGGCGGCGCCTGCAACCCGCTGA